GTTCCTCGCGGGTCAGCGCACGGCTGGGCGTCGAGGAACTCGGTGAGCTTTTCGGCAAGGAGATCACCGACGAGGACGTTGACACCGTCGGCGGCCTGCTCGCCAAGTACCTCGGCCGGGTCCCGATCCCGGGCTCCGAGGTCGTGGTCGAGGGCCTGCGGCTGTACGCGGAGAGCACCGGCGGCCGGCGCAACCGGATCAGCACGGTCCTGGTCACCGTTGAGCCCGAGCCGGCCGACGAGACCGAGCCGGCCGAGCACGAGCACGCCTGATCGGGCCGGCTAGGCTCGTCTCGTGAGCGAGCTCGGGGATGAGGACAGCAAGCTGGTGACGTTGGCCCGCGCGGTGCGCGCGCGCAACGGAGCGGTCGAGGGCGCCGCGGTGCGTGACGACACCGGACGGACCTACGCGGCCACCCCGGTCGTGCTGCCGTCGTTGTCGGTCAGCGCCGTTCAGGCCGCCGTGGTCATGGCGATCGCCAGCGGGGCACGGGGACTGGAAGCGGCCGCACTGGTCACCCCGGCCGACAAGATCCCGGAGGACGACCGGGCCGTGGTCCGCGAGTTCGGCGGCCCGGCGGCGCCGCTGCACCTGCTCGCCACCGACGGGACGCTGCGGGTGAGCGTCACCGGTTGAGCGCCGACCGTGACCGCGACGCGACTGGTCGAGCCCGGAATGCTCGGCCACGGGACGCGAGCGGTCGGCCGCTCGAGCGGCGGGCTCGCGGGATCGAGCGGGCCCCGGACGACGTAGTTCTCCAGCCGGCTCAAGCGCTCGCGGAGGCGGAGCGGCTTCTTGCCGCGGGGGAGCCCTTCGCGGCGCATGACGTTCTCGAGGGGACCTGGAAATCGCGGCGTGCGGTCGGAGCGGATGACACCGCTCGCTGGCAGGGGCTGGCGCAGATTGCAGTCGGGCTGACGCACCTGCAGCGAGGGAATGCGGTTGGCGCGGCACGACTGCTGGAACGCGGGGCGGAGAATGCGGGGCCAGGCGAATTCAGCGCATGGGCCCTTCGCCTCGCGGCGGCGATTTCTGGTGATGACGAGAAGGCTGCATCGGGATTGCTGGATTCTCGGCCGAATTTGACTGATGGTTCGTGAACGGGCGTCACCAAAACGGGCACCTCATCGGACCGCGCCGAAATAATGGCGGTGCGGAGGTACCTGTGCCAGCAACGGCGCAGGACGCGCGGTCGGCTGGAGATCGTCTCGGGACGCTCGCTGGCGGCGCGGTCGGCGACGGCGTGGGGGTGGACGGATCGGCTCCGGTTGGGGCGCGGCGGATGTGCCTCAGGGGGCAAGATTTTAGCCACCTGTCTCGGCGCGGGGCCCTTACCGCACAGCCACATCGGGCGCCTTCGGTCGGGCGGGAGAACACCGCCCGACGCCGATCAGCTTACGTGGCTGTGCGGTCCCGCACCGAGACAGGACACCGGCCAGAATCTTGGATCCGCGCCCCGCTTTCGTGCGGATTCGTTTTCCGGTTCGCCGGTTTTTGTCGGTGGCCTCGAATAATATTGGGTCATGGATAACGCGGTGCTCGAGTCGGTCTCGGAATTCGAGACAGCTCTGACCGTTGCGCGGAAATACCTCGAGAATGATTTGTGGTCCTGCAGTGGTGGGCAGGTCGTCGAACTGTTGCGGGACTGGCATCAGGTTCGGGCCCAGATCGAGTCGGTC
The genomic region above belongs to Sporichthyaceae bacterium and contains:
- a CDS encoding cytidine deaminase, translating into MSELGDEDSKLVTLARAVRARNGAVEGAAVRDDTGRTYAATPVVLPSLSVSAVQAAVVMAIASGARGLEAAALVTPADKIPEDDRAVVREFGGPAAPLHLLATDGTLRVSVTG